In Mycobacterium sp. Aquia_213, the sequence TCGGCAAGCAGTTGCGGCATCAAGGTGTCGAGCTTGTCGATGTCTTTGGTTGTTTTCCCAATGTCGTCGGCCATCACGTCGATGTCGTCGAGCGTGTCGAATATCGACCGCAACGAGAAACACACCGGGATGTCGAAACAGTGCTTCTCCCAATAGAAATAGGACCGAAACGGGCGCCAGGTGTCTTCAAAATCGGCGACGTGCTGCCGCACTCCCTCGATATCACCTTGCAAGACGTGCATATCGCCGGTCATCTCGTGGGTGGTTGCGGTCATCTCCTTCATGACGCCATACATGTGCTGCATGACGGCGATGGTTCTGCCCATCTCGTCGGCCTGCTCGAGCATCGACGCCATGCTGTCGTTCATGAATTTCGCGGTCTGCAGGGTGCTGGAACTGTTCATGGCGATCACGAACGGGATCGAACTGTGCTCGATCGGCGCGCCCAGCGGCCGGGTGATGGTCTGCACCCGCCCGATGCCGCGTTCGTGGAAGACGCTCTTGGCGATTCTGTCGATGATCAGCATGTCCGCCGGATCGCGCAGATCATGGTCGGCTTCGACCATCAGCAATTCCGGATTCATGCGCGCCGGGGTGAAATGCCGCTCGGCCGCTGTCTGCGCGACGTTTGCCGCGATGTCCGGCGGGGTGAACTTCTTGTCGTTGTAAGTCGGGACATAGGTCGTCAGACTGATGAACCCGATCACCGCGACAAACGACGCCACGACGATGATCGGCACCGGCCACCTCGTCACCATGGTGCCGACCTTGCGCCAACCCCGTTCCGACACTTGACGTTTCGGATCGAAGAAACCGAACTTGGACGCGACCGTGAGCAACGCGGGAGCCAGCGTCAGGCCCGCCAGCATCGTCACCACCAAGGCGATGGCGCACGGTATGCCCATCGTCTGGAAGTACGGAAGCTTGGTCGCGGTCAGGCACAAGCAGGCGCCGACGATCGTCAGACCCGAACCCAGGATGACGTGCACCACGCCGTTGTAGGCGCTGTAGTACGCCTGCTCTTTGTCTTCGCCGCGTGATCGGGCTTCGTGATAGCGGCCCAACAGGAAGATGAAATAGTCGGTTCCCGTGGCGATGGTCAGCATCGTGACCATGCTGACGGCGTACGGGGTGAGGCCGATGATGTTCAGATTGCCGGCGGTAGCCACGATGCCTTCTGCGGCATAGAGCTCGAAGCGGACCAGAATCAACGCAAGGATCGCGTTCTTCAGCGAGCGATAGATGATCAGCAGCATCACGAAGATGACGCCGATCGTGATCAGCGTCATCAGGTCCATGCTGTTGTGGGCGGCGATCAGCGTGTCGGTATTGAGCGCGGTGTTGCCGGCCACGTAGGCCTTGACCCCGGGCGGCGGCGGGACCTCGGCGACGATCTTGCGGACCGCGGCGACCGATGCGTGGGCGGGGGTGGTGCCCTGCGCACCGTCGAGGAAGACCTGCACGTAGGCGGCCTTGCCGTCCGGGCTCTGGGAGCCGGCGGCGGTCAGCGGGTCACTCCAGAAATCCTGCAGGAACTGGACATGCTTGCTGGCCTTGAGCTTGTCGACGATCTTGTTGTAGAAGATGTGCGCGCTGTCGCCGAGCTTCTCGTCGCCTTCCAACACGACCATCGCCGAGGAGTCGGTGTCGAACTCCTGGAACTTGTGGCCGATGTTCATCATGTCTTTGAACGCGGTCGCGTCCCGCGGAGTCATGGGCACCGAGTGCTTGCCCGCCACCTCGCCAAGCGCCGGCGTGAACAGCGTGGTGCCGACCGCGACGAGAACCCAGAACAGGATGATCGGCACCGCCGTGACGCGGATCAGGCGGGCGATGCGGGAGCGAGAGCCGGGCTCGTTACTCATACGGATTTCACCAAGCAGTAGATGAAGGGTTGGTATTCGTCGAGGCTGCGGTCGTCGCGGACTTGGCCGTCGACGATGACCCGGCATCGAATGTGGCGCATCCCGGTGTCACCTTGGGCGACGATGTTGGCCGACATCGACGGCAGGGTCGTCACGATGGTGTACGACCACGGCAGCGGGGCGTTTTCGACGAGGTGGGGTTGCCCATTTTCATCGAGGTAGTTGACGCTGACGCTGCCGCCCGATGGGGCCGTGACCTCGTAGGTGATGTGCTTGGGATTGAAGGGCTTCGTCTCGGCATTCACTTCGCCCCTCGCGACGGCGGTATTGGCACCGAAACTGGCGCGAACGCGAAGCACGACGTATCCGCCGAGTGCGATAACCACGACAAGGAGTAGCGGTATCCACGCCCGCTTGAACAGTCGATACATCCGCCACCTCCTCCACTACCGGCCACTGCCGAGCGCCGCACCCGCAGACGGAACTTGAGTTCCACTTTTGGGTAGTTCAGAACTGTACAGCATTGGGGAGTGCTCCAGCGAGACAGGTTGCCCGGGACTTCCGGACGTAGCGCCGGCGTCCGCGCAACGCGCGTGCGGCAGTGTGCGGGCTTGAATCCCTTGGATGCCGGGATGTTTGGGTGAGGTCAGCGCTATAGCAGCGCGGTGATCTGCGGCATTGCTGCGCGGGCCGCAACGCGCCCGGCCTCGCGGGCCGCGTCTATCTGGTGGAACTCCAGGAACCCGATGGCACGGATGTCAGGGCGGATGACGACCTGCACCTGTGCTAGGGCGGATTCGACAGCCATCTGGCCACCGATCGCCATCGTGCGCAGGAGGGTGTCGCCGATGCCCGGCACGTTCGGCGGACTGTCCGGCCGCGTCGAGGAGTCGTCGGGCTCAAACCCGACGTTCACCGCGATCAGTGGGCCCTCGGAGCCCGCCAGTGCAACGGCGGGAATGCCTTCCAGCACAGCGCCGTCCACATGCAGTTGACCGTTGTAGACCTGGGGCGGATAGAGGCCAGGCACTCGCAGCGAACACCCAACGGCATCGGCGAGTGGGCCCCGGCGGTGCACGACGGCTCGTCGGGCAACCAAATCCACACTGACACAGCGGAACTGCTTCGGCAGCTCCTCCACTAGCCGTTCTCCGAAGGCATCCCGCAGCAGGGCCGCCGTGCGTCGACCACGAATCAACCCCTTGATCGGCACCGTATAGTCGCCGAGCGGATTACGCCGAACGAAGCACTCGTATATCTGCGCATCCACGGCCGCCGCATCAAGGCCGGCGGCTGCGGATGCGGCAATGATCGCCCCCATGCTGGTACCGGCGAACCGATCGACCGTGACCCCGGCCCGTTCCAGCTCCTCGAGTACCCCGATGTGGGCAAGACCGCGTGCGCCTCCGCCTCCGAGAACCAGCCCAATTGACCGGCCCGCGATACGCGCAGCCAACGGGCCCAAGTCATTTGGCAGGCGCCGGTGGTCGACCGCATGAACCGATCGCGGCGTAATCAGCTCCTCCCAGAGGCGGCGATGCTCCCGGCTGGCGGGCGAACCGGCCAACACGAGGTCGGCGCCGACCGCGCGCGGCGGCAGCGGCGCCGTCGGTGGTGCCGGATCTCCGGCTACGAGCACAATCCGATCGGCGACGCGCAGGCAGAACTCCAGCCAGCCCGCGTCGTTGACCGAGGCATGCAGCACTACCCGGTCCGCGGCTTGCTCGGCGCGATCGAGGCCATCGCGGTCGACTCGGCCGGGATCCACTACCCGAAGCCGCGCCGACAGCGCGGTAACCAGTGCACTGGCCACCGACTGCACGGGCGCGTCGGCGCCGACACCGATAACCGCGACAACCACCGCGGGTGAGGTCGGGCGAGGCGCGGCCGGTGGCGGTGCCTGGTGCAACCGGATTGCCAACGCCCGAATCAGCGCCGTCAGCGCGCCACGCTCGGCGATCCGGTCAAACTGGGCCCAGGTGAGCCGCAGCAGCGTGGAGTCACGCAGGGCCCGAATCGACGCTGAACGGGGCGCGTCGACGAGCAGGCCGAGCTCGCCGACCACCTCGCCGCGGCCCAGTTCTCTGAGCACGATGTCCTGCTGGAGCACCTGCAGGCGACCCCGGCACAGCACGTAGAGGCAGTCCGACGCATCACCCTCGTGAAACAGATACGAGCCGGCCTGCAGCTCAACCTCCTCGGCGTGGTGCGCGAGTTCCGCTACGGTGACCGCGTCCAGTCCGGCGAACAGGGGCAGACGCCCGAGCAGATCGGCGTCATTGGTTACTGCCGGCACTCGCTCGACCGGTGCGACCGCCCGCGACGGTCCCGAAGGCTCGAAATGCGGCGCGACCGCGGACGCCGGCTTGACAGCCTGGGCATGCTCGTTGCGGGTGCTGCCCAGGAATACGGCTCCGATCGAGATCGCGAGAAAACAGCATGCGGCCATGACCCATCCCCGCCGTAGGGCCTCCTCGGAAGCGCCATGCTCCGTCTTCCCGATCAGGATCACCAGCACCGCGACGCCGGTCGCCGAACCGAATAGGCGTGCGGCGCCGTTGACAGCCGACGCGGTGGCATAGTTGGCGCCCTCCGGAAGCCGCGCCAGCGCCGCACTACCCAGCAGCGGCGAGACCGCGCCGAGGCCGATCCCCTGCAGCAGTTGGCCTGGCAACCACACATGGAGGAAATCGGGTTCGGGCCCGACGCGTAACAGGTACCACCCCAGGCCCGCGGCCCAGATAAGAGCGCCGACCATGACGATGACCCGATGCCCGCGCCGGTCGGCGACGCGGCCGAGCACCGCCGCGATCACGGCGGCAACCAGCGCGGCGGGCGCGACCGCCAGAGCCGCCTTCAACTGCGAGTAGCCCCATACGTAGTTGAGGTAGAGCACATGGGTCAGGAAGTAGCTATAGGAACCGGCGACCGCGACGGCCGACAGGAGGTTGCCCGCCACGAATGACCGGATGCGCAGCAACGCCGGATCGATCAGCGGCACGGGGTGAGACCGCGAGCCCATCACGAACCCGACCAGAGCCAGCCCCCCGGCCACCAACGAGCCGGTGACTCCGGCGCTCGTCCAGCCCCACTGCCCGCCCTTGACCAACCCGAGAGCCAACAGCCCGAGCGCCACGGCCAGCAGCGTCGCACCGCGCAAATCGGGTAGCCGCCGGCGTCCCGGAGCACGGCTTTCGACGAGCACCCGCGAGGCGACCGTCAGCATGGCGATGCCCAGCGGAAGATTCGCCAAAAACACCCACCGCCAGCCTCCCCACTGCACGAGCAGCCCACCGATCGGCGGGCCCAGGCCCGCCGCGATTGCTGCTGCCGCACCCCACAAGGTCACCGCGTGCGCGCGGCGTGCAGCGCCGAAGCCCTCGACGACCAGTGCCAGAGACGCGGGTACCAGCATCGCCGCCCCGACGCCCTGGAGCACGCGGAAGCCAACCAGCGCCTCGACGCTGCCTGCGGCGGCACATAACCCGGACGCAACCGTGAACAGCGCGACTCCGAATACGAATATCCGCCTGCGTCCGAACGCATCTGCCAGCCTGCCCGCCACCACCATGAAGACCGCAAAGACGAGGCTGTAGCCGTTGAGTATCCAAGACAGACTGCCGATGTCAGCAGCCGGGAAGGATCTTCGGATGTCGGGAAACGCGACGGGAACGACGGTCGTGTCGAGGAAAGTCAGGAAGGCGCCGGAAGAAGCGACCAGCAGAACCGCTACCGGCGACGGCTGGCGGCGATGGGTCAGCAGCACCAAGTCCCTGGCGGTCCGCAAAGAAAAGCGCGTCCCACCGACGCGCACGCGGCGACGGGGTGTGACCTCGGCGACCGAGGGCACTGGCCCATCGCTCATCGTTCAACCTCCCTGTCCTCGCGGCAGTCTACGGTTAGACGGCCTCCGTATCGATCCGATTCGCCCGGTCGGCACCGAAGTTGCGGGCCCCCAGCGTATTAGGCGGTTATAGTCCAGCGATCAGAACCTGATGGGAAGCTCATCATCGTCATAATCGCGCGTTCTCAACGTCGATTCTCGTTGAGGCAGTTCATTGTTCACCTTCACGACACTGTCAACACCTGAAATGCCGAGGGCCGACACGGTAAAATCCCGCCCGTGCAAACGAGATTGCGTTTTGCGGGGTGGTTTCTCCCATTGTCGATGCCCCTCGGAGTTGGCCCCATGAACAGCAAGGCGCGCGTTGAGGCAGGGACGCTGCACGTGAAGATGGGGTGGGCCTTTAACGCCGACATCCCGTTGACGTCGATCACGAGTATGAAGGCGATCACGAGGGCCGAGGCGAAGAGCGCCCGGATTTACGCGCTTGGTGTGCACGTTTGGGGCGACCGCTGGTTGGTCAACGCGTCGTTGGACGGGCTGGTGGCCCTGACGATCGAGCCAGCAGTACAGGCGACGGCGTGGCGAAAGTCGGTGCCGCTCAAGGAGTTGTGGGTCAGTGTGGCTGACCCAGATGTGCTCATCGCCGCGTGTACGGCGAACTAGCCGGATCGCACGCGTCAGTGTCGTCGTAAACTCGTTCTCGAGTTTCGTTGTGGCCCAACATGATCCCTGCTCAATGGTCGTCCTTTGGCAGCAGCAGCGCGCGGACCAAGGGTCGGGGCCCGACGGGGCGAAGTAGCTCACTGGCCGGGCGGGGCCGCACTTTCTGCGGCCACCAAAACCAGCGTCCAAGCAGCACCGCGAGGCTCGGCGTCATGAAGGAGCGCACGATCAGCGTGTCGAACAGCAGACCCAGCCCGATCGTGGTTCCCATCTGTCCGATGACCCGCAAATCGCTGAAGATAAACGCGGCCATGGTGACGGCGAATACCAGGCCGGCGAACGTCACGACCGAGCCCGTCCCACCCATTGACCGAATAATTCCGGTTTTCAAGCCGGCCCCGATTTCCTCTTTGAACCGGGAGACCAGCAGCAGGTTGTAGTCCGATCCCACCGCCAAGAGCAGAATCACCGACATCGCAAGCACCATCCAGTGCAGTTCAATGCCGAGAAGGTCCTGCCAGACAAGCACAGAGAGCCCGAAAGAGGCGCCCAGCGAAAGCAACACGGTGCCCACGATGACGACGGCGGCAACCACACTTCGGGTGATGATCAGCATGACGATGAAAATCAGACCGGCCGCGGCCATCCCGGCGATCAGGAGATCATATTTGGCGACTTCGCGGAGGTCCTTGTTCGCCGAGCCGGTGCCGCCGAGGTAGATCTGGGCGCCCTCCAAAGGGGTTCCCTTGATGGCCTCCTCGGCGGCCCGCTTGATGGGGTCGACGTGGGAGATGCCTTCGAGGCTGTCGGGGTTTCCCACATGGGAGATGATGAAGCGCGCGGCCTTGCCGTCCGGTGACAGGAACATTTTCTCACCCCGCTTGAAGTCGGCGTTGTCGAAAACCTCGGGCGGTATGTAGAACGAGTCATCGTTTTTCGCGGTGTCGAAGGCCTTTCCCAGAGCGGTTGAATTCTTGCTCATGGTGTCCATCTCGTTGTAGAACGACGACATCGTGCTGTGCATGCTCAGCGTCATGTTCTTCATGACCTTCATCGACGCGATCTCCGGTGGTACCTGCGCTTGCAGCTGCGGCATCAGCGAATCGAGGACGTCAAAGTCTTTCGTCAGATCTGCCAGCTTCTCGCTTAGCTTGTCGATGCTGTCCAGTGCGTCGAAGATCGACCTCAGCGACCAGCACACGGGGATGTCGAAGCAGTGTTTCTCCCAGTAGAAATAACTCCTGATCGGCCGCCAGACATCTTGGAAATCTTCGATCCGATTTCTCAATTCATCCGTGACAGCCGAAACGTCATGCGTTACACCGTCCATGTGGTGAGTATTTTTGACCAATTCGCCCATGACGTTATACATGCGCTGCAGTGCATCCATCGCTTGCTGCATCGCGTCAGCTTGCGTCAGCATGTCGGCCATGCGGTCCTTCAGATACTTCATGTTCTCGATCTGCCCCGTGTTTTGCATGCTGATCAAGAACGGTATCGAGCTATGCGCGATAGGAGTGCCCAAGGGCCGGGTTATCGCCTTCACCTGCGCGATGCCGGGGATGTGAAAGACGCCTTTGGCCACCCTATCCAAGATGAGCATGTCTGCCGAATTCCGCATATCGTGATCCGACTCGAGCAACAGGATCTCGGGATTTATCCGCGCCGATGGAAAATGTCGGTCCGCCGCCGCGTACGCGATATTGGCCGGCGTATCGTTAGGCAAGTAGAAACGAAGGGCGTAATTTGGCTTGTATCCAGGCAGGGCCAGCAGGCCGATAAGGGCGACCGCGACCGACACCACGAAAATCGGTGCGGGCCAACGGACAATCGCGGTTCCCGCCCGTCGCCATCCCCGAGTGTCCATGTTTCGCTTGGGGTCGCAAAGCTTGAGGAAACTGCCCATGGTCAATATGGCGGGCGCCATCGAGAGGGCGCCGAGGACCGCGACAAGCATGGCGATTGCGCACGGAAATCCCAGCGTTTGAAAATAGGGGAAATGAGTGAAGCTGAGACAGAACATTGCGCCGGCAATGGTCAGGCCCGAACCCAAGACCACATGGGCTGTCCCGTGATACATCCTATAGACGGCCGTTTCCCTATCCGTGCCGGCGTGACGCTCTTCTTGGTAACGGCCAAGAAAGAATATCGCATAGTCGGTACCGGCGGCGATGACTATCAGCACGACCAGGTTAACCGCGAAGGTTGAAAGCCTAATGATGTCATAGTGAGCCAGAAAGGCGACTATTCCCCGAGCGGCGCCCAGCTCAATAAATACCATCGCCAGGACCACTATTACGGTGACAATAGAGCGGTAGAAAAAAAGCAACATCAAAAAAAGCACCGCGATACTTATCAGGGTGACCTTTGCGATACTTTTGTCGCCGACC encodes:
- a CDS encoding MmpS family transport accessory protein, which codes for MYRLFKRAWIPLLLVVVIALGGYVVLRVRASFGANTAVARGEVNAETKPFNPKHITYEVTAPSGGSVSVNYLDENGQPHLVENAPLPWSYTIVTTLPSMSANIVAQGDTGMRHIRCRVIVDGQVRDDRSLDEYQPFIYCLVKSV
- a CDS encoding RND family transporter, with the protein product MSNEPGSRSRIARLIRVTAVPIILFWVLVAVGTTLFTPALGEVAGKHSVPMTPRDATAFKDMMNIGHKFQEFDTDSSAMVVLEGDEKLGDSAHIFYNKIVDKLKASKHVQFLQDFWSDPLTAAGSQSPDGKAAYVQVFLDGAQGTTPAHASVAAVRKIVAEVPPPPGVKAYVAGNTALNTDTLIAAHNSMDLMTLITIGVIFVMLLIIYRSLKNAILALILVRFELYAAEGIVATAGNLNIIGLTPYAVSMVTMLTIATGTDYFIFLLGRYHEARSRGEDKEQAYYSAYNGVVHVILGSGLTIVGACLCLTATKLPYFQTMGIPCAIALVVTMLAGLTLAPALLTVASKFGFFDPKRQVSERGWRKVGTMVTRWPVPIIVVASFVAVIGFISLTTYVPTYNDKKFTPPDIAANVAQTAAERHFTPARMNPELLMVEADHDLRDPADMLIIDRIAKSVFHERGIGRVQTITRPLGAPIEHSSIPFVIAMNSSSTLQTAKFMNDSMASMLEQADEMGRTIAVMQHMYGVMKEMTATTHEMTGDMHVLQGDIEGVRQHVADFEDTWRPFRSYFYWEKHCFDIPVCFSLRSIFDTLDDIDVMADDIGKTTKDIDKLDTLMPQLLADFPKTIESMQRMRDFMLSTHSSMAGIQQHMQENAEGSTMMGNYFDEAKNDDSFYLPPEVFKNPDFKRGLKMFVSPDGKAVRFIITHQGDPASVDGIRHVQGVKQAVADAIKGTPLESAKVSLAGTASMYSDMQDGVKIDLTIAGIATLILIFSIMLLITRSLVASLVIVGTVLASLGTACGLSVLLWQDILGVGLQWIVLPLTVIILLAVGSDYNLLLVSRLKEEIPAGLNTGIIRGMGASGRVVTAAGLIFAATMASMVVSDLVVIGQFGTAIGIGLLVDTFIVRAFMTPSIAAALGRWFWWPLDTFKMRKKQTPEPESNTEPVPQLTNV
- a CDS encoding MFS transporter; its protein translation is MSDGPVPSVAEVTPRRRVRVGGTRFSLRTARDLVLLTHRRQPSPVAVLLVASSGAFLTFLDTTVVPVAFPDIRRSFPAADIGSLSWILNGYSLVFAVFMVVAGRLADAFGRRRIFVFGVALFTVASGLCAAAGSVEALVGFRVLQGVGAAMLVPASLALVVEGFGAARRAHAVTLWGAAAAIAAGLGPPIGGLLVQWGGWRWVFLANLPLGIAMLTVASRVLVESRAPGRRRLPDLRGATLLAVALGLLALGLVKGGQWGWTSAGVTGSLVAGGLALVGFVMGSRSHPVPLIDPALLRIRSFVAGNLLSAVAVAGSYSYFLTHVLYLNYVWGYSQLKAALAVAPAALVAAVIAAVLGRVADRRGHRVIVMVGALIWAAGLGWYLLRVGPEPDFLHVWLPGQLLQGIGLGAVSPLLGSAALARLPEGANYATASAVNGAARLFGSATGVAVLVILIGKTEHGASEEALRRGWVMAACCFLAISIGAVFLGSTRNEHAQAVKPASAVAPHFEPSGPSRAVAPVERVPAVTNDADLLGRLPLFAGLDAVTVAELAHHAEEVELQAGSYLFHEGDASDCLYVLCRGRLQVLQQDIVLRELGRGEVVGELGLLVDAPRSASIRALRDSTLLRLTWAQFDRIAERGALTALIRALAIRLHQAPPPAAPRPTSPAVVVAVIGVGADAPVQSVASALVTALSARLRVVDPGRVDRDGLDRAEQAADRVVLHASVNDAGWLEFCLRVADRIVLVAGDPAPPTAPLPPRAVGADLVLAGSPASREHRRLWEELITPRSVHAVDHRRLPNDLGPLAARIAGRSIGLVLGGGGARGLAHIGVLEELERAGVTVDRFAGTSMGAIIAASAAAGLDAAAVDAQIYECFVRRNPLGDYTVPIKGLIRGRRTAALLRDAFGERLVEELPKQFRCVSVDLVARRAVVHRRGPLADAVGCSLRVPGLYPPQVYNGQLHVDGAVLEGIPAVALAGSEGPLIAVNVGFEPDDSSTRPDSPPNVPGIGDTLLRTMAIGGQMAVESALAQVQVVIRPDIRAIGFLEFHQIDAAREAGRVAARAAMPQITALL
- a CDS encoding RND family transporter; its protein translation is MSDQPTPSVSPPLLSRTIHRFAVPIVLFWLGLTAIVNIAVPQLEVVAKGHTVGVAPQRAASLQAMKRVGQVFHEFDSDNAVMIVLEGDQPLGDVAHRFYDELVRKLSQDKKHVEHVQDFWGDPLTAAGSQSSDGKAAYVQVFLAGNQGESLANESVEAVRHIVGTTPAPPGVKAYVAGPAAVTADQSEVGDKSIAKVTLISIAVLFLMLLFFYRSIVTVIVVLAMVFIELGAARGIVAFLAHYDIIRLSTFAVNLVVLIVIAAGTDYAIFFLGRYQEERHAGTDRETAVYRMYHGTAHVVLGSGLTIAGAMFCLSFTHFPYFQTLGFPCAIAMLVAVLGALSMAPAILTMGSFLKLCDPKRNMDTRGWRRAGTAIVRWPAPIFVVSVAVALIGLLALPGYKPNYALRFYLPNDTPANIAYAAADRHFPSARINPEILLLESDHDMRNSADMLILDRVAKGVFHIPGIAQVKAITRPLGTPIAHSSIPFLISMQNTGQIENMKYLKDRMADMLTQADAMQQAMDALQRMYNVMGELVKNTHHMDGVTHDVSAVTDELRNRIEDFQDVWRPIRSYFYWEKHCFDIPVCWSLRSIFDALDSIDKLSEKLADLTKDFDVLDSLMPQLQAQVPPEIASMKVMKNMTLSMHSTMSSFYNEMDTMSKNSTALGKAFDTAKNDDSFYIPPEVFDNADFKRGEKMFLSPDGKAARFIISHVGNPDSLEGISHVDPIKRAAEEAIKGTPLEGAQIYLGGTGSANKDLREVAKYDLLIAGMAAAGLIFIVMLIITRSVVAAVVIVGTVLLSLGASFGLSVLVWQDLLGIELHWMVLAMSVILLLAVGSDYNLLLVSRFKEEIGAGLKTGIIRSMGGTGSVVTFAGLVFAVTMAAFIFSDLRVIGQMGTTIGLGLLFDTLIVRSFMTPSLAVLLGRWFWWPQKVRPRPASELLRPVGPRPLVRALLLPKDDH